The window GGCCGGTCAGCACCTCGGCGACGACATCGCCCAGCCGGGCGAACATCTCGTTGCCGGAGGCGTTGAGGACGATCCGGTGGAAGGCGATGTCGTGCCGCAGATATCCCTCCAACTGGTGACCGCGCGAGGTGCGGACCATGCCCAGGGCGGCCTCGGTGAGCCGGGCGCACTGTTCCGGGGTGGCCAGCTTCGCGGCCAGGCCGGCGGCGACCGGCTCGACGGCCGAGCGCAGCACGGTGAGGGAGCGCAGTTGGCGGGGTCGGTCGGTGCCGGCGAGCCGCCAGCGGATGACGCGCGGGTCGTAGACGTTCCACTGGTCCGCCGGGCGCACGGTGACGCCGACCCTGCGACGGGATTCGACGAGCTGCATCGACTCCAGGACGCGGACGACTTCGCGGACCACGGTGCGGGAGGCGTCGAAGCGGTCGGCGATCTCGTCGGTGCGCAGGACGCTGCCGGGCGGGGATTCGCCGGCGGTGATCGCGAGACCGAGAGCGTCCAGGACACGGGAGTGAAGCCCCTGCACAGGACTGCCTTCAGTGGTCATGGCGTAAGCGTACGGTGACCGCCGATCGAACAATAGATGTGACGTATCCCCCCACCCTCTTGAATAAGTACTACTTAATGGGCTTCAGTGGTGCCGCACGAACCGATGTCGACGAGGACAGCGAGGTACGACGTGAGCTCCCAGCGCGTCATTGTGGTGATGGGTGTGGCCGGCACGGGCAAGACGACCGTGGGCCGGCTGCTCGCGGAGGCCCTCCGTGTCCCCTACGCCGAGGGCGACGCCTTCCACCCGGAAGCCAACGTCGCCAAGATGTCGGCGGGCACCCCGCTGGACGACGCGGACCGATGGCCGTGGTTGGACGCCATCGGCGAGTGGATCCGTCGCGGCGCGGACCTGGAGGGCGGGATCGTCGCGGCCTCGTCCCTCAAGCGTTCCTACCGTGATCGGTTGCGGAGCTTCGCCCCCGGGGTCGTCTTCGTCCATCTCACCGGCGAACGCCCTCTGATCGAGCGGCGGATGGCGGAGCGCAAGGGGCACTTCATGCCCACCACCCTGCTCGACTCGCAGTTCGCGACGCTCGAACCCCTCCAGCCGGACGAACTCGGCGTCGCCGTCGATGTCCGCGGCACTCCCGAGGAGATCACCCGACGGGCGCTGGAGGCCCTGCACCGACTCTGATCCGAGGGGATCCCGGAGCCACCGCACGGCCCGTCCGCGGGCCCCGCACGCCCTCTCCCGGGCCGCCGCATGCCCGCGAGCCGGCCACCGGGCTCCCCGGGACACCCCGCCGTACCCGACATCACGCAGCACCACCCACCGCCACTGAAGAGCCACGAGTTAAGGAACCGTCACCGTGACCGGTCTCAGCGTCGAGACACTGGCAGCGGCCGCCCCCGGACCCATCACCTCGGCCGGGCACGCCCAGCTGGGCGTGGCCGTCCTCGCGGGCATCGCCGTCATCGTCCTGCTCATCACCCGCTTCAAGCTGCACGCCTTCCTGGCCCTCACCGTGGGCTCACTCGCCCTCGGTTCGTTCGCGGGCGCCCCGCCGGCGAAGACCATCGCCAGTTTCACCGCCGGCCTCGGCGCCACGGTCGCCGGAGTCGGCGTACTCATCGCGCTCGGCGCCATCCTCGGGAAACTGCTCGCCGACTCGGGCGGCGCCGACGAGATCGTGGTCACGATCCTGGCGCGCGCCAAGGGGCGGGCGATGCCCTGGGCCATGGTGCTGATCGCCTCCGTGATCGGGCTCCCGCTCTTCTTCGAGGTCGGGATCGTGCTCCTGATCCCCGTGGTGCTGCTCGTCGCCAAACGCGGCAACTACTCCTTGATGCGCATCGGCATCCCGGCCCTCGCCGGACTCTCCGTGATGCACGGGCTGATACCCCCGCATCCGGGCCCGCTCGTCGCCATCGACGCGCTCCACGCGAACCTGGGCGTCACCCTCGCCCTCGGAGTGGTCGTCGCCATCCCGACGGTGATCATCGCCGGCCCGCTGTTCTCCCGGTACGCCGCCCGTTGGGTGGACATCCCCGCGCCGGAACACATGGTCCCGCAGCGCCCGTCGGCCGAGTTGGAACACCGCCCGCGGTTCGGGGCGACCGTGTTCACCGTGCTCCTCCCCGTGGCCCTGATGCTGGTCAAGGCGCTCGTCGACATCGTGGTCAACGACCCCGACAACGGTGTCCAGCGCGTCACGGACGTGGCCGGCTCACCGCTGATCGCGCTCCTCGCGGCCGTGCTGGTGGGCATGTTCACCCTCGGCAGGGCGGCCGGCTTCACCAGGGAGCGGCTCTCGTCCACGGTGGAGAAGTCCCTGGCCCCGATCGCCGGCATCCTGCTGATCGTGGGCGCGGGAGGCGGCTTCAAGCAGACCCTCATCGACGCCGGGGTCGGCCAGATGATCCTGGAGCTCTCCGAGAGCTGGGCCGTTCCCACGCTGCTCCTGGCCTGGCTCATCGCGGTGATCATCCGCCTGGCCACCGGCTCGGCGACGGTGGCCACGATCTCCGCGGCCGGCCTGGTGGCCCCGCTCGCCGCCGGCTCGTCGACCACGGAGACCGCCCTGCTGGTGCTGGCGATCGGGGCGGGCTCGCTGTTCTTCAGCCATGTCAACGACGCCGGGTTCTGGCTGGTCAAGGAGTACTTCGGGATGACCGTCGGGCAGACCGTCAAGACCTGGTCGGTGATGGAGACCATCATCTCGGTGGTCGGCCTGGGCTTCGTCCTCCTGCTGTCCCTCGTCCTCTGAACCCGGCGGCCGGCCACCCCGGCCGGTTCAGGCGTGGGGTCGGCCGTCGAGCTGCGCGGCCGCCAGGGCGAATCCGCCCGCGGCGGTGGCGCAGCGCTCCGCGAGGACGGCGACCTCGGCGCGGAAGGCCTCGGCCCCCGGGCCCTGGTCGCGCAGGTCCTCGGCGGCGGCCCGCAATCGCCGCGCGTGTGCGCGCAGGACGGCGCAGTGCGTGCGCAGGGCGGTGGTGTCGGTCATCGGGACCACTCCTCGCCGTCGTGGATCCGGACCAGCCGGCTGTCCGTGATCCGGCTCCGGAAGCGGGTCGGCGAGGCGTGCGCGGGGCGCCGGGAGCGCTGTCCGTACGCGCCGGTCAGGCGGAACACACGGGTCCGAGGGTCGACGGGGCGTCGCGCGGCGCCCCGGGAGTCCACGGCGAAGACGTGCGTGACCGGGTAGACGGTGGTGAAGTCCCGGCTCCCGGCGAGGTGGAGGGCGGTGCTCCCGCCCAGGCCCCTTCCGAACAGCGCGAGTTCGGTGCCGGAGGGCACGAGGGCGCGGACGGCCCGGGCGACCGCGTGCGCGTACGGGATCTCCGGTCCGTCGGCCATCGCGTGAACATCGACCCCGGCGGGCGTCGTGCCCGCCCCGGGCGTCCCCGGTGGTTCGGCGAGGTGGATGACGTACCGGAGGGCTCCGTCCGGGCCGACGACCTGCTGGACGAGGAGGGTTCCGTCGGGGTCGAGCGAGGCGAGGTTGCGTACGCATCCGGCGACGGTGCCGCTGGTGTCGAGCCGGTCGAGGATCCCGTCGGGGTGGTCGGGCGCCTCGGCGGGGCGGGGGCTCCGGGCGAAGAAGGCGCGTGCGGCGGCGCCGAGACCGAGCAGGGGTTCGGCCGGCATCGCCCGTCCGGTGGCGATCTGCCAACCGGCGTGGTCGTTGAAGGGGTTCTCGTCGGTCAGCGCGTGCCAGGCGAGGAGGTCCGCGAAGGACGGGGCGAGCAGCGTGAAGGCGCGTTCGGCGCCCCGGACCCGCATCATCTCGCGGAACAGCCGCACGCCCTCGGCCTGCCGGCCCTCCTCGACCGCCTTGAGGATCGCCGCCGCGTCCGGATCGGCGAGCAGCTCCGGCCGGCCCGCGCCGGCCGCCCGGATCCGGGCCTTGAGACCGCAGACGGCGAGGCTGACGGCGAGGCTCTCGCGGCCGGTGAGGACCCCGGCGAGCCACCCGGCCCGGGCGACGCCCCGGCCGCGCGGCGCCCAACCGAGTCCCGCCGGGTCGGTCAGGGTGCGCAGCAGGGTGCGCCAGCCGAGCCTGCGGGGGCCGCCCCGGCCGAGCGCGCCGGCCGTCAGCCGCCCGCCGAGGGCCAGTTCGGAGGCGTGGCGGGCGGCTTCGCCGACGGCGTCGGCGGCCTCCGCCAGTTCGCGGCACACGGCGTGGAGCAGTTCGGGATCCGGGTCGGTGGACGCGGTGGTCGCGGCGTCGGACATGGGTTCCTCGTGGGGTCGGTACGGCGGGCGGGCTGCGGGGCCGGGCGGCTGCGGCACGGGTGGGCGCCGGCGGGGCGGGGCGGCGGCGGTGCACGTGCCGGGGGCACGGTCGGGATCAGCGGCGGGTGATCGTGAGCCGGATCCGTCTCGGGTCCAGCGCCGAGGGCAGCGGACCCACCGGATCCAGGGCCGGTCTGCCGTCCCGGACGCGGTGCCCGCGCAGCAGTTCGGCGCAGAACGCGGCCACGACGAGCAGGCCCAGCCGGTCTCCGGGGCAGCGGCCGGCCCCGTGGCCGAAGGGGGCCATCCGGAGGTCCTCGCGGGACCCCGGGGAGGCCCACCTCCCGGGTACGAACACGTCCGCGGCGGGCACGTGCTCGGGGTCGCGCTGGTGGAACAGCGCGGGCAGGAGCACGGGGGTCCCCGCCGGGTGACGCACGCCCCGCCACTCGGTCTCGGTCCGGGTGACCCGGACCAGGTCGGGCACCACCGGGTAGAGGCGCAGCGTTTCCTGGACGCAGGCCCGCAGCCGGGGCAGTTCGCCCTTGGCGGCGTCGCCGGACCGGGCCTCGGCGGAGGCCGCGTCCTGTTCGGCGGGGTGGGCGGCGAGGAGCAGCAGGGTGCGCAGCAGGGTCGCGGGGACGGCGTCCAGGGCCCGTAGCCAGTGGAGGGCCTGGCCGATGGGGTCGAGGGTGCCGTCGGGGTCGGGGTGCCGGCGGGCCCGCCCGACGAGGGTGTAGGGCTCGGCGGCGGCGGCGTACCGGGCGATGCGCGTGCCCGCCTTCTCGTGGAGGCTCTCGGCGGCGCGGTTCCTGCGGGGCGCCCTGCGCTCGCCGCCGGCGTCGAGCCGGTCGAGCCAGCCGGCGAGTTCCTCGTCCCCGGCGGCCGTGTCGCCGAGCACCATGCGGCGGGCGGCCCGGGTGACGGCGTGTCGGGCGCGGGCGAGCCCGAGGGGGTGGGAGGCGGCGCCCAGTCGGCCGGCCTCGTCGGCGATGACCGCGAGGAAGGGGCCGCAGGAGGGGTGTACGGGGCTGCCCGAGGCCAGCACGATCTCATCGACCTCGCGGCGGCGGGCACGGAGGTCGTCGCGGTCCTCGCGGTCCTCGTGGTGGGCGGGAGGGCCGGTTTCGGGCGCGGCGCCGGGGGCCCGGCATTTGTCCGGCGGGCACGTCGCGAGTTCGCTCGCGGGCGCTTCGTGGAACCGGGGCAGGTCCTGCGGGTCCAGCAGGACCAGCGTGGGGCCGGTCGGGCCGCGCAGCAGCAGGGGGGCGCCGCCGTGCCGGGCCCGCAGGGCGCGCAGGGTGGCCGCCGGCCAGCGGGGCCGACCGGAGCCGGCCCCGGGGCGCGGTTGCGGGCGCGGGCCCACCAGGTCGCGTACGAGCACGGGCAGGGTGTGGGTCGCGGCGAAACGCACGGCCTCGGCCCGGCCGGTTCGTGCGGGGCGGCCGCCCTCGGTCGGGGCCGCCTGGCCTCGGGTCGTGGTCGACTGGGTCATGCCGGGACCACCTTGCCTGGGTTGGACAGGCGCTTCGGGTGGGGAAGCCGCCGAGGGGGCGGGCGGCTCGCCGTACCTCCGCACAGCCGGAAAGCAACGGTCGGTGACATCGGGATCACCGTACGTCGAGCGCGGGGGGTGCGCGCTCCGAGTGCTCTGCGGGAGTGGATCGAGGCCGCCGGGCCGGGCGGCGGTGCGGGTCCCGTTCATCCGGAGCGGGGCGTGCGGCGCCGCCTCACCTCGCGGTGGGCGCGGTGGGCGCGGTGAACACGGCGTCCCGGAAGGCGGTGCGCAGCGGCTCCGTGCCGTGTGCGGGCAGCAGGGCCGCCCAGCGGTGGTGCCGGGGCGAGACCCAGACGGACGGTCCGTCGCCGTGGGCCCAGACGCCGCCGGCCACGGGGTGCCAGAGCAGGCCCCGGGCGGGGGTGAGTTCCCCGGTGCGGATCCGGAGGGACTCCGCGGTCCAGGAGCGGCTGACGGGGTGGTCGGCGGTGGAGAGCAGGTGGCCGAGGAAGCGGC of the Streptomyces sp. NBC_01426 genome contains:
- a CDS encoding FadR/GntR family transcriptional regulator, giving the protein MTTEGSPVQGLHSRVLDALGLAITAGESPPGSVLRTDEIADRFDASRTVVREVVRVLESMQLVESRRRVGVTVRPADQWNVYDPRVIRWRLAGTDRPRQLRSLTVLRSAVEPVAAGLAAKLATPEQCARLTEAALGMVRTSRGHQLEGYLRHDIAFHRIVLNASGNEMFARLGDVVAEVLTGRTEHAVMFHDPDPAAVTLHVRVAEAVREGDAARAEALTRQIAVGALEELDVLAP
- a CDS encoding gluconokinase, which translates into the protein MSTRTARYDVSSQRVIVVMGVAGTGKTTVGRLLAEALRVPYAEGDAFHPEANVAKMSAGTPLDDADRWPWLDAIGEWIRRGADLEGGIVAASSLKRSYRDRLRSFAPGVVFVHLTGERPLIERRMAERKGHFMPTTLLDSQFATLEPLQPDELGVAVDVRGTPEEITRRALEALHRL
- a CDS encoding GntT/GntP/DsdX family permease, yielding MTGLSVETLAAAAPGPITSAGHAQLGVAVLAGIAVIVLLITRFKLHAFLALTVGSLALGSFAGAPPAKTIASFTAGLGATVAGVGVLIALGAILGKLLADSGGADEIVVTILARAKGRAMPWAMVLIASVIGLPLFFEVGIVLLIPVVLLVAKRGNYSLMRIGIPALAGLSVMHGLIPPHPGPLVAIDALHANLGVTLALGVVVAIPTVIIAGPLFSRYAARWVDIPAPEHMVPQRPSAELEHRPRFGATVFTVLLPVALMLVKALVDIVVNDPDNGVQRVTDVAGSPLIALLAAVLVGMFTLGRAAGFTRERLSSTVEKSLAPIAGILLIVGAGGGFKQTLIDAGVGQMILELSESWAVPTLLLAWLIAVIIRLATGSATVATISAAGLVAPLAAGSSTTETALLVLAIGAGSLFFSHVNDAGFWLVKEYFGMTVGQTVKTWSVMETIISVVGLGFVLLLSLVL
- a CDS encoding cytochrome P450; translation: MTQSTTTRGQAAPTEGGRPARTGRAEAVRFAATHTLPVLVRDLVGPRPQPRPGAGSGRPRWPAATLRALRARHGGAPLLLRGPTGPTLVLLDPQDLPRFHEAPASELATCPPDKCRAPGAAPETGPPAHHEDREDRDDLRARRREVDEIVLASGSPVHPSCGPFLAVIADEAGRLGAASHPLGLARARHAVTRAARRMVLGDTAAGDEELAGWLDRLDAGGERRAPRRNRAAESLHEKAGTRIARYAAAAEPYTLVGRARRHPDPDGTLDPIGQALHWLRALDAVPATLLRTLLLLAAHPAEQDAASAEARSGDAAKGELPRLRACVQETLRLYPVVPDLVRVTRTETEWRGVRHPAGTPVLLPALFHQRDPEHVPAADVFVPGRWASPGSREDLRMAPFGHGAGRCPGDRLGLLVVAAFCAELLRGHRVRDGRPALDPVGPLPSALDPRRIRLTITRR